In Metopolophium dirhodum isolate CAU chromosome 9, ASM1992520v1, whole genome shotgun sequence, the genomic window CCAAACACAGATCATTTTCTTACCATTAAGTCTCATAATAGGTTGATTTactcaaattttaaaactaacaaaatgtGAACTGTTGAgcatacaattttcatattatgcgcctataagacgaagacaacaaatgcaggagtagcgtcctcttaacaagtgtttaaacaattaagtatttaacaattttatgtcTATTTCACAGTATATAAGTatgttatgtaatttatatgataccataattattacataattacctTTTTTCATCAGTTAGATATAAGATATCAGtttgagtaaaattattttctagtatTGTTTTTGCTTCATTAGTTAATTCTATTGAATGATATTCAACTATCCATTTTAAAGTTGAAGACAATGGTTTAGTTGAGGCAGGAATTTCtctataacttttttttcttccaaAATCAGGTAATGATTTAAGTAAACATTCAGTGTTGTCCCTAaaacttttacatattttgtctcCTGctcaataacaaaaattataaaaaaaaagcatttagtTAAATGATACAATATAGTCTGTGGTTCTCAAACTTTTTTGTTCACAGAGCCCTCCAGTtgctaaaaaacaaaatataaagtccCAAAAACAGATTACcaatttttaaccaaaaaataataataaatcaataatcatgatgaatattatattatgcaactaataatattaaatttgatttaaattgaaTGTGTCCATTGAGCCCCTAGATCACTGGCGGAATCCTAGATCTCTACGGAGCACAATTTGAGAACCACTAACCtaatttaacacaaattatgACTATTACTTTCTATTACAGGTAAAGTTGGCTTCATCATATTCCAATCGTTGATAAATAATTGAGTGTTGCGTATATTGTTTCCATACAAATTTTCATGcagattatagttatatttagatactatacaatttctaaattctatGTATTGCACATAACCATTCCAGCTGAACAATTTTTTGTCCACTATATCTGatctaaaataacataaaatatgtgcATATAAAAAATCTTAGGAATTTAAATGTTGAAGACTACAGTATCTTATAATCTGCTAATACAACCAATGcttataatacataacattatttgtttttcgattAAAAGCACATTTTATTTTGCAGTTGGGATTTAGGGAAGCCTAATATATAACATAGAATTTTTAAGATATGTTTGTCCCGATCAAAGAACtgaggttttaaaaataaaaataataacatactgGTTAATTTTTTCAGCAAAGTCTGAGGATAAGTTTTCTGAGTTACCAtcaagacaaaataaaaatttggcaGCAAAAAGTATGTAAGCCATTACTTTAACTTCTATGTCTGGTAATATTCGGTTACATTTAGTACTTGGAGGAGATATTGACACAAGTTTGCaaacaaaatgtgtaaaatcatctatttaaaaaaattaatatagtaataaaaacaataaataaaaagttatttatagaaaagtaATAATCACTTGGAAGTTGTAGTTCATCAGAAAAACgcatcactattttttttaaatcaatattaggTAGTCGTTCAGCttttaaatgtttcaataaCATGTGGAATtccatatttaatatacttctGGAACTAGGCAccatttgattaaatttaataccgtGCTTTGAATTTACTGGTAAAAAAAGGTTAACACGATTTATATGCAAATGTCCTTCATGAATccatctaataaaaataaaatatttagtttgcagcctactatacattttatggtttttactTTCCATAACATAAATTGGTTTACCTAAGTATATCAGATAGGTAAATATCATCTCCGTTGACCATAAGAGCTAATTGTAATATAGATAGCagttttttaatagataaaatattctttttttctttattttttaaactagtcCAATATTTGCTGCCAGATTCCAAAAGTTTTAACGATTCTTCAGTAGTAAGATTTTTAGTCTTTGATGGCATCGTAGTtagagatttttttatattttttttaaatttaattctgtaATAAGAAATTTGTTAAACaggtgtatacaaatattataaataataaatattatatcttactTGATTTTACTTGACTTATTACTTCTTTGCAATAAACTTATATCATCTGATAACCCTACTGAGTCGTTATTTGAATCTCTTGCAGAGTggtctaatttttttatttttcggctaaactgtaatttaatttattcaaataattagatatatttaataataaatcaattagtAATTTACCATATTTCGTTTATTAAGGCTTGTTATACTAGAATTAATACTAGACGTCAATGATTTTCTTTTATTGGAACatctcttttttttatttccttgcACCATACAAATTTTTGCatgtaaaattttgtttttcacattttcAACTCCATATAAAATTTCACAGTCCCTGAAAAtgaattctttaaatttattatataattactaacgAAATATTCAGATGATTACCACTAATAATGTTTTGGTATTATGGGTAATAGtaattttctgattttttctTGTAaccaattgtatattaataaacttatacAGTCGAACGTGATTAACTCAAACTTTTTTAACTTGAAATTATCGATACTTCAAACTTTTTTTCCAGTTcctattatttcttataattgtACTATTCTTGGATTACTAGATTAACCACGTTCAACTGTAATTATAcatgtctattttatattataatggttattatctgaatattaatttactattgatgtaacaataatattcatagaATAAATtggtaacaataattttaattaaaatgattttatcttacatattaattattgatgtgTTTAATTTTGGAAGTTTCCTAAATTTCTTTGATGTAAACGCAACTTCAATGCATTGTAAATATTGAACCCATAATTGtaacactataatttttaagctaGGTTTAGCTCCAAGTTCAATCATCTCATTGGTAAGtcctaaaagtataaaattataacattccCAAGATAAAAGTTTCTTAGGTTTTTCTAGTTGAGATCCAGTCGTTATTTCATGATCTATATGTGTTGGATCTTCATAGTTCTGATTAACATCTTCATGAAAGTTTATGTGTTCTTCTCTAATACTCTGTAAGAatataatgcaaataaaaaattttaaattacatattacaattaaaataaaaacttaaaatttgtttttgtaaaaagatattttaataaaagttatgttAGTAAGCAATCTTTTTGATAAAATGTCCTTTTTTAACCAATGTCTTAAAACATGATATAATTCAACTTTTAAGTATATCTTAATACCTCATACCTAGGTATcattaacaaaattttaaatagaaaacaatgacttttatattatacagtataatatttatattttccttagaaaaataaattattaaattatacacgcTTACTTGAGACTGTATTCCACATTCATTACATACAAAGGCACCATCAGTAACAGTAAAATCGTTACCACCA contains:
- the LOC132952770 gene encoding TATA box-binding protein-associated factor RNA polymerase I subunit B, which produces MQTNQCFVCGGNDFTVTDGAFVCNECGIQSQSIREEHINFHEDVNQNYEDPTHIDHEITTGSQLEKPKKLLSWECYNFILLGLTNEMIELGAKPSLKIIVLQLWVQYLQCIEVAFTSKKFRKLPKLNTSIINMDCEILYGVENVKNKILHAKICMVQGNKKKRCSNKRKSLTSSINSSITSLNKRNMFSRKIKKLDHSARDSNNDSVGLSDDISLLQRSNKSSKIKIKFKKNIKKSLTTMPSKTKNLTTEESLKLLESGSKYWTSLKNKEKKNILSIKKLLSILQLALMVNGDDIYLSDILRWIHEGHLHINRVNLFLPVNSKHGIKFNQMVPSSRSILNMEFHMLLKHLKAERLPNIDLKKIVMRFSDELQLPNDFTHFVCKLVSISPPSTKCNRILPDIEVKVMAYILFAAKFLFCLDGNSENLSSDFAEKINQSDIVDKKLFSWNGYVQYIEFRNCIVSKYNYNLHENLYGNNIRNTQLFINDWNMMKPTLPVIERDKICKSFRDNTECLLKSLPDFGRKKSYREIPASTKPLSSTLKWIVEYHSIELTNEAKTILENNFTQTDILYLTDEKRIYDLADECGVPIKVNCRSPLHYTKQKGRDTVARPLYTSQTKVCLVNQEVYKNKQYEITNSSYEEKPNTIFLGTGSNYWHIHISKDILKRAEISKINKVFEKKLPYSFLWLMHQCSRVLDCRMPELYLELMDLEINFSTFTQPYETSKQTNCEEMFSNITL